A genomic segment from Haladaptatus sp. R4 encodes:
- a CDS encoding HalOD1 output domain-containing protein, whose protein sequence is MTGRIPPSDDENEQSDTIVYQTKFDPTTDNVSEAVIRVVRKLNDADLGEFALLWDVVDPDALDSIFAPKACGVPRNTNGYILIKYDAYYVRVKDDGQITVYQSDPEIDD, encoded by the coding sequence ATGACTGGACGCATCCCTCCGTCTGATGATGAAAACGAGCAGAGCGATACAATTGTCTACCAGACAAAGTTCGATCCAACAACGGACAACGTCAGCGAAGCAGTGATTAGAGTCGTTAGAAAACTAAACGATGCGGATCTCGGCGAATTCGCACTCCTCTGGGACGTTGTTGATCCTGATGCACTTGATTCGATCTTCGCACCGAAAGCTTGCGGAGTTCCACGCAACACGAATGGGTATATCCTGATTAAGTACGATGCGTATTATGTGAGAGTCAAAGACGATGGTCAGATTACGGTATATCAGTCTGATCCAGAAATCGACGATTGA